A window from Bos indicus x Bos taurus breed Angus x Brahman F1 hybrid chromosome 26, Bos_hybrid_MaternalHap_v2.0, whole genome shotgun sequence encodes these proteins:
- the LOC113884415 gene encoding F-box only protein 27-like, translated as MQAAAAAGPGEETMGASTSWGLLSRVPAPHREPQEAPSLNQLPIEMLRNVLSYLPPSTLLWHCRPVCQHWRDLVDGWDLWRSILPWKHPDLWPVILICLPPADNPRPCILGRFCELRPIGRKLTANTPSKDLWNCMMLNGSNGSEEEEDLGVRLKTSGETSYSLAYRCWYKGEISDMEEEGLCRELLDSGNIWISVCHCWTEQQGSNRMYQVVFKLLDANYAISHYFFHKRFSIRPRTGSFSFRIMHAFTSIKKGVHFVLFDHSVKG; from the coding sequence ATGCAGGCGGCAGCAGCCGCGGGGCCTGGTGAGGAGACCATGGGCGCCTCAACCTCCTGGGGCCTGCTCTCCCGCGTCCCAGCTCCGCACCGCGAACCACAGGAGGCTCCGAGCCTGAACCAACTGCCCATCGAGATGCTCCGGAACGTGCTGAGCTACCTGCCTCCAAGCACGCTGCTCTGGCACTGCCGCCCGGTGTGCCAGCACTGGCGAGACCTGGTGGACGGCTGGGACCTATGGCGGAGCATCCTGCCCTGGAAACACCCCGACCTGTGGCCTGTCATCCTCATCTGCCTGCCCCCTGCTGACAACCCCAGGCCCTGCATCCTGGGCCGCTTCTGCGAGCTCAGACCCATAGGACGCAAGCTCACTGCGAACACCCCGAGCAAAGACCTCTGGAACTGTATGATGCTGAACGGTAGCAATGGCTCGGAGGAAGAGGAAGACTTGGGTGTCAGACTGAAGACTTCTGGGGAGACGAGCTACAGTCTTGCCTACAGGTGTTGGTACAAGGGAGAAATTTCGGACATGGAGGAGGAGGGTCTGTGTCGGGAACTCCTGGATAGTGGAAATATTTGGATTTCTGTCTGTCACTGCTGGACAGAACAACAAGGCAGTAATCGGATGTATCAGGTAGTCTTCAAGCTTCTAGATGCCAACTATGCCATCTCGCATTATTTCTTCCATAAACGTTTTTCTATCCGGCCACGGACAGGCAGTTTCTCCTTTCGGATCATGCATGCATTCACCAGCATCAAGAAGGGCGTCCACTTTGTGTTGTTTGACCACAGTGTCAAGGGGTAA